The Malus domestica chromosome 10, GDT2T_hap1 genome contains a region encoding:
- the LOC103435140 gene encoding uncharacterized protein: MAKLQQNLVQDLAKPYKSREYYPHKAKGISILAFFFSILIYICIFYIFNISLSTVFNNSKFWFAISNTLILIIAVDCGAFSSASKDQQDYFYQEYMMHSQAARSASSFVSQYPQIVNKSSPKQLEAGNNRKTKNEEVLLVPQNTEIVQEKRVVHVLKGDNGQNKSCSTGRENVREKTYRRSKSEKAKRGVINNERKNTLRRSETTYQKHKPTADEDNEFSTMSNEELNKRAEEFIQRFNRQIRLQSTATTFT; the protein is encoded by the coding sequence ATGGCCAAACTTCAACAAAATCTAGTGCAAGATTTAGCGAAACCCTACAAATCCAGAGAATATTATCCTCACAAAGCTAAAGGGATATCCATCTTGGcctttttcttctctatacTAATTTACATTTGCATCTTCTATATCTTCAACATCTCCCTCTCAACTGTCTTCAACAACTCCAAGTTCTGGTTTGCCATATCCAACACCCTCATCCTCATTATCGCTGTCGACTGTGGCGCATTCTCTTCGGCCTCCAAAGACCAACAAGACTATTTTTACCAAGAGTACATGATGCATAGCCAAGCAGCTCGTAGTGCTTCCTCATTTGTTTCTCAATACCCTCAAATTGTCAACAAAAGCAGTCCTAAGCAATTAGAGGCGGGAAACAAtaggaaaacaaagaatgaagaaGTACTCCTCGTACCTCAAAATACAGAAATCGTCCAAGAAAAGAGGGTAGTCCACGTGTTGAAAGGCGATAATGGTCAGAATAAAAGTTGTAGCACTGGAAGAGAAAATGTTCGGGAAAAAACTTATCGGCGAAGTAAGTCTGAGAAAGCGAAAAGAGGAGTGATCAACAATGAGAGGAAGAACACTCTAAGGAGGTCAGAGACGACTTATCAGAAGCACAAACCAACTGCTGATGAAGACAATGAATTTTCGACCATGTCTAACGAAGAACTAAACAAAAGAGCCGAAGAGTTTATTCAGAGGTTTAACAGACAAATTAGGCTTCAATCAACAGCTACAACCTTCACTTAA